The following proteins come from a genomic window of Catenulispora sp. GP43:
- a CDS encoding MarR family winged helix-turn-helix transcriptional regulator — translation MSGEPLKSEPPRSEPLTDEEYSELGKTMGMLFQRIMRSRREPEGGQIAALSMLAKCGPIRSSDLAKELFLDQSTVSRHVAHLETDGLVEKVADPNDGRATQLHLTDLGQKHIHDFWHKRIEAMREGFEHWDPEDLRTLGRLMNRYVEDFAAIVAKNTDSKNGPTTEDGRTHE, via the coding sequence ATGAGCGGCGAGCCGTTGAAAAGCGAGCCTCCGAGAAGCGAGCCTCTGACCGACGAGGAGTACAGCGAGCTCGGCAAGACGATGGGCATGCTCTTCCAGCGCATCATGCGCTCCCGCCGGGAACCCGAGGGCGGCCAGATCGCCGCGCTGAGCATGCTCGCCAAGTGCGGCCCGATCCGCTCCAGCGACCTGGCCAAGGAACTGTTCCTGGACCAGTCGACGGTCTCCCGCCACGTGGCCCACCTGGAGACGGACGGCCTGGTGGAGAAGGTCGCCGACCCCAACGACGGGCGCGCCACCCAGCTGCACCTGACCGACCTGGGCCAGAAGCACATCCACGACTTCTGGCACAAGCGCATCGAGGCCATGCGGGAGGGCTTCGAGCACTGGGATCCGGAGGACCTGCGGACCCTGGGCCGGCTCATGAACCGCTATGTCGAGGACTTCGCCGCCATCGTCGCCAAGAACACCGATTCAAAGAACGGCCCCACAACGGAAGACGGACGCACACATGAGTGA
- a CDS encoding ATP-binding cassette domain-containing protein → MAAIEAEGLVKIYGGDKKTKEVRALDGVDLAVPEGSILGLLGPNGAGKTTAVRVLTTLLKPDAGTARVLGIDVLRKPNEVRRAIGLSGQYAAVDENLTGRENLVMVGRLYHMTKAAALKRAGELLEEFALTDAADRPSKTYSGGMRRRLDLAAALVVKPPVIFLDEPTTGLDPRTRIAMWDVIAGLVKGGTTLLLTTQYLEEADRLADSIAVVDHGKVIARGTADQLKAQIGGERLQIVVSDRERLAQAAGLLARMGTAEPRVHEPTREILLPVSGGAQLLVEAIRELDAMGIAIDDVALRRPTLDDVFLQLTGRSTEDEEHGAEAFDEGHEPQEALR, encoded by the coding sequence ATGGCAGCCATCGAGGCCGAGGGTCTGGTCAAGATCTACGGCGGAGACAAGAAGACCAAAGAGGTCCGCGCCCTGGACGGCGTGGACCTCGCGGTGCCGGAGGGCAGCATCCTGGGCCTGCTCGGGCCGAACGGCGCGGGTAAGACCACGGCGGTGCGCGTCCTGACCACCCTGCTCAAACCCGACGCCGGGACGGCCCGGGTGCTCGGGATCGACGTGCTGCGCAAGCCGAACGAGGTCCGGCGGGCGATCGGGCTGTCCGGGCAGTACGCCGCGGTCGACGAGAACCTGACCGGCCGGGAGAACCTGGTCATGGTCGGGCGGCTCTACCACATGACCAAGGCCGCGGCCCTGAAGCGGGCCGGGGAGCTGCTGGAGGAGTTCGCGCTCACCGACGCCGCCGACCGGCCCTCCAAGACCTACTCCGGCGGGATGCGGCGGCGGCTGGACCTGGCCGCGGCGCTGGTGGTGAAGCCGCCGGTGATCTTCCTGGACGAGCCGACCACCGGGCTGGACCCGCGGACCCGGATCGCCATGTGGGACGTGATCGCCGGGCTGGTGAAGGGCGGCACGACCCTGCTGCTCACCACCCAGTACCTGGAGGAGGCCGACCGGCTGGCCGACTCGATCGCGGTGGTGGACCACGGCAAGGTGATCGCGCGGGGGACCGCGGACCAGCTCAAGGCGCAGATCGGCGGAGAGCGGCTGCAGATCGTGGTCTCCGACCGCGAGCGGCTCGCCCAGGCCGCCGGGCTGCTGGCCCGGATGGGGACGGCCGAGCCCCGGGTGCACGAGCCCACCCGCGAGATCCTGCTGCCGGTCTCCGGCGGGGCCCAGCTGCTGGTCGAGGCGATCCGGGAGCTGGACGCCATGGGTATCGCCATCGACGACGTGGCGCTGCGCCGCCCCACCCTGGACGACGTCTTCCTGCAGCTGACCGGCCGCTCCACCGAGGACGAGGAGCACGGCGCCGAGGCTTTCGACGAAGGCCACGAACCGCAGGAGGCGTTGCGATGA
- the mca gene encoding mycothiol conjugate amidase Mca, with the protein MTHELRLMTVHAHPDDESSKGAATSARYVRDGVDVLVVTCTDGSRGDILNPQLKKDPAVQAEIEANLLEVRRREMDAAREILGVRQEWLGFVDSGLPQGDPLPPLPAGCFALKDVETAAEPLVRLMRRQRPQVVVTYNENGGYPHPDHIMTHKVTIAAFEAAGDPERYPDAGEPWQPLKLYYDVAWSVQRIEAEHQEMLDRGLESPYWELLKERENWPQREITTRVPVGDFFETRDAALKAHATQIDPDGPFFRTPNDIRRAVWPTEDFELARSVIDTTLPEDDLFAGVREHEKAHGALPGQGVHEHAGVCS; encoded by the coding sequence GTGACGCACGAACTGCGCTTGATGACCGTCCACGCGCACCCGGACGACGAGTCCAGCAAGGGTGCGGCCACCAGCGCGCGGTACGTCCGTGACGGCGTGGACGTGCTGGTCGTCACCTGCACTGACGGCTCCCGGGGCGACATCCTCAACCCGCAGCTGAAGAAGGATCCGGCCGTCCAGGCCGAGATCGAGGCCAACCTGCTCGAGGTGCGCCGCAGGGAGATGGACGCGGCCCGCGAGATCCTGGGCGTGCGCCAGGAGTGGCTGGGCTTCGTCGACTCCGGCCTGCCCCAGGGCGACCCGCTGCCGCCGCTGCCGGCGGGCTGCTTCGCCCTAAAGGACGTCGAGACCGCGGCCGAACCCCTGGTCAGGCTGATGCGCCGGCAGCGCCCGCAGGTGGTGGTCACGTACAACGAGAACGGCGGCTACCCGCACCCGGACCACATCATGACCCACAAGGTCACCATCGCGGCCTTCGAGGCGGCCGGCGACCCGGAGCGGTACCCGGACGCCGGCGAACCGTGGCAGCCCCTGAAGCTGTACTACGACGTGGCCTGGTCGGTCCAGCGCATCGAGGCCGAGCACCAGGAGATGCTGGACCGCGGCCTGGAGTCCCCCTACTGGGAACTCCTGAAGGAGCGCGAGAACTGGCCGCAGCGCGAGATCACCACCCGCGTCCCGGTCGGGGACTTCTTCGAGACCCGCGACGCGGCCCTGAAGGCCCACGCCACCCAGATCGACCCCGACGGCCCCTTCTTCCGCACCCCGAACGACATCCGCCGCGCGGTCTGGCCGACCGAGGACTTCGAGCTGGCCCGCTCGGTGATCGACACCACACTCCCCGAGGACGACCTGTTCGCCGGCGTCCGCGAGCACGAGAAGGCCCACGGAGCGCTCCCGGGGCAGGGTGTGCACGAGCACGCGGGAGTGTGCTCGTAG
- a CDS encoding ROK family protein gives MTVTDTSGDAPVLAIDIGGTKMAVGAVDALGEVLASFRAPTPAGAGADGEALYAALLDAVDHLPYERDAYRAVGVGCGGPMRWPAGEVSPLNIPGWRGFPLRWRLEADFRRDVRLHNDAICLAAAEHWQGAGRGAANMLGMVVSTGVGGGLILGDRLIDGAKGNAGHIGHVVVDQETPCACGGTGCLEAVASGPRMAGWAAAQGWRAGQESRTGKDLTDDARAGDGIAEAAFTRAGTALGIAIAGAAAMCDLELVTIGGGIVQAGELLFEPLRAALYRHARLDFTKNLKVVPADLGQDAGLVGAAALILRGDAYWSADRVD, from the coding sequence ATGACGGTGACTGACACCTCCGGCGACGCCCCGGTACTGGCGATCGACATCGGCGGGACGAAGATGGCGGTCGGCGCGGTCGACGCGCTGGGGGAGGTGCTGGCCTCCTTCCGGGCGCCGACGCCGGCCGGGGCGGGGGCGGACGGCGAGGCGCTGTACGCCGCGCTGCTCGACGCCGTCGATCACCTGCCATACGAGCGCGACGCCTACCGTGCGGTGGGTGTCGGCTGCGGCGGTCCCATGCGGTGGCCGGCCGGGGAGGTGTCGCCGCTGAACATCCCCGGGTGGCGTGGTTTCCCCTTGCGGTGGCGGCTGGAGGCCGACTTCCGGCGCGATGTGCGGCTGCACAACGACGCCATCTGCCTGGCCGCCGCGGAGCACTGGCAGGGGGCCGGGCGCGGGGCCGCGAACATGCTCGGCATGGTCGTGTCCACCGGGGTCGGCGGCGGGCTGATCCTCGGCGACCGCCTCATCGACGGAGCCAAGGGCAACGCCGGGCACATCGGCCATGTCGTCGTGGACCAGGAGACACCCTGCGCCTGCGGCGGCACCGGCTGCCTGGAAGCGGTCGCGAGCGGGCCGCGCATGGCCGGGTGGGCGGCCGCGCAGGGCTGGCGCGCCGGGCAGGAGAGCCGTACCGGCAAGGACCTCACCGACGACGCCCGGGCCGGCGACGGCATCGCGGAGGCCGCGTTCACCCGCGCCGGCACCGCGCTGGGCATCGCGATCGCCGGCGCGGCGGCCATGTGCGACCTGGAGCTGGTGACCATCGGCGGAGGGATCGTGCAGGCCGGGGAACTCCTCTTCGAGCCGCTGCGTGCCGCGCTGTACCGGCACGCGCGCCTGGACTTCACCAAGAACCTGAAGGTGGTCCCGGCTGATCTGGGCCAGGACGCCGGTCTGGTCGGCGCGGCGGCGCTGATCCTGCGCGGCGACGCGTACTGGTCGGCCGACCGCGTGGACTAG
- a CDS encoding protein kinase — protein sequence MTGPRPGEVLNDRYELIDRIGGGSMGEVWRSRDLVLGRTVAVKIVLPALLDAPTFRARFVAEARVMAMMDHPGIVRVYDYGYTDATDADTPGAAFLVMEFIEGESLDRVLARTGALEPRFAMKVLASLLDALGAVHRTGVVHRDVKPANVMLTSGGVVLADFGIARSPESLGLTAADALMGTVPYLAPELFHAETPTPAADVYAVGILGYELLSGRQPFQAASTAAVMYMHMHEPPPPLPDYVATPVAEVLWQALEKDPTHRWADGAEMAEAVRHVLGGPVEAGEDLAGPGGLDGGYGGYAGIPSGYEDTLTDSGGRRRRRPAAEAGYAAAGGAAAAAGAAGYAEGLYGDTAGPEGRYGRDAAFGESAASGFGARHGRGDYEGEYPGSYGHADALDETARLSAMPGAMPGAMPPEATRVYDERIAPMADSGGRGGHAADYPDGTRVYDLPGAMADSGGGRHAGPPTHHGAGEPPVRRRGAEPHQGASGGYGGRGGGLRPDMRRKALITAAVAVPAVLGLSVALAVSSAGKSPDGGAPGPGPAQQTDVPTAGTGTDDTVPPTEPVPTSTSVYGHTYPHHTYTTYPTYGHTSGSGSPASAADSTSTGSRSGPPTDTGTTATSSQPGVPSSTSTSQGPTTPPSSVSSHPSSSAS from the coding sequence ATGACAGGACCTAGACCGGGCGAGGTGTTGAACGACCGGTACGAGCTGATCGACCGCATCGGCGGCGGCTCGATGGGCGAGGTGTGGCGCAGCCGCGACCTGGTGCTCGGCCGGACCGTCGCGGTGAAGATCGTGCTGCCGGCCCTGCTGGACGCGCCGACCTTCCGAGCCCGTTTCGTGGCCGAGGCCCGGGTCATGGCGATGATGGACCATCCCGGCATCGTCCGGGTGTACGACTACGGCTACACCGACGCCACCGATGCCGACACGCCGGGCGCGGCGTTCCTGGTGATGGAGTTCATCGAGGGCGAGTCGCTGGACCGGGTGCTGGCGCGCACCGGGGCGCTGGAGCCGCGCTTCGCGATGAAGGTGCTGGCCTCGCTGCTGGACGCGCTGGGCGCCGTGCACCGCACCGGGGTGGTGCACCGGGACGTGAAGCCGGCGAACGTGATGCTCACCTCCGGCGGGGTGGTGCTGGCCGACTTCGGCATCGCGCGCTCCCCGGAGTCGCTGGGGCTGACCGCGGCCGACGCGCTGATGGGCACCGTCCCGTACCTGGCGCCCGAACTCTTCCACGCCGAGACCCCGACCCCGGCGGCCGACGTCTACGCGGTCGGCATCCTCGGCTACGAACTGCTGTCCGGCCGCCAGCCCTTCCAGGCCGCCAGCACCGCCGCGGTGATGTACATGCACATGCACGAGCCGCCGCCGCCGTTGCCGGACTACGTCGCCACCCCTGTCGCCGAGGTGCTGTGGCAAGCGCTGGAGAAGGACCCGACACACCGCTGGGCCGATGGGGCCGAGATGGCCGAGGCGGTGCGGCACGTGCTCGGCGGCCCGGTGGAGGCCGGCGAGGACCTGGCCGGGCCCGGCGGCCTGGACGGCGGCTACGGCGGCTACGCCGGGATCCCGAGCGGCTACGAGGACACGCTGACCGACTCCGGGGGTCGCCGCCGTCGGCGGCCCGCGGCCGAGGCCGGGTACGCGGCAGCCGGGGGTGCTGCCGCGGCCGCCGGAGCCGCCGGTTACGCCGAGGGGTTATACGGCGACACCGCCGGCCCGGAGGGCCGGTACGGTCGCGACGCGGCGTTCGGGGAGAGCGCCGCGTCCGGTTTCGGCGCCCGGCACGGCCGCGGAGACTACGAGGGCGAATATCCCGGCTCTTACGGCCACGCCGATGCCCTGGACGAGACCGCACGCCTGAGCGCGATGCCGGGTGCGATGCCCGGTGCGATGCCGCCGGAGGCCACCCGCGTCTACGACGAGCGAATAGCCCCGATGGCCGACTCCGGGGGCCGTGGCGGCCACGCTGCCGACTATCCGGACGGGACCCGGGTCTACGACCTCCCCGGCGCGATGGCCGACTCCGGCGGCGGCCGCCACGCCGGTCCGCCCACCCACCACGGCGCCGGCGAGCCCCCGGTGCGCCGCCGCGGGGCCGAGCCCCATCAGGGCGCGTCCGGCGGCTACGGGGGCCGTGGCGGGGGTCTGCGGCCCGACATGCGGCGCAAGGCGCTCATCACCGCGGCGGTCGCCGTGCCGGCCGTGCTGGGGCTGTCCGTGGCGCTGGCGGTGAGTTCGGCGGGGAAGTCGCCGGACGGCGGCGCGCCCGGTCCGGGCCCGGCGCAGCAGACCGATGTCCCGACCGCCGGCACGGGCACCGACGACACGGTGCCGCCGACCGAACCGGTGCCCACCTCGACCAGCGTCTACGGGCACACCTACCCGCACCACACGTACACGACGTACCCGACCTACGGCCACACCTCGGGCTCCGGGTCGCCGGCGTCCGCGGCCGACTCGACCAGCACCGGCAGCCGCTCCGGCCCGCCCACCGACACCGGCACCACGGCCACCTCCAGCCAGCCCGGGGTGCCCAGCTCGACCAGCACGTCGCAGGGGCCGACCACGCCGCCGTCCTCGGTGTCGTCGCACCCCTCGTCCAGCGCCAGCTGA
- the greA gene encoding transcription elongation factor GreA, with protein MTQTNDSVTWLTQDAYDRLTAELEQLSGPGRVEIAQKIEAAREEGDLRENGGYHAAKEEQGKIELRIRQLTQLLEHARVGDSVESGVAVPGAVVTIAFDGDEDDTLTFLLGSREDAAENMEVYSAQSPLGGAINGKKVGEQAEYELPNGKPMMVKLLDAKPYTR; from the coding sequence GTGACCCAGACCAACGACAGCGTCACCTGGCTGACCCAGGACGCCTACGACCGGCTCACCGCCGAGTTGGAGCAATTGTCGGGACCGGGCCGCGTGGAGATCGCGCAGAAGATCGAAGCCGCTCGCGAAGAGGGCGACCTCCGCGAGAACGGCGGCTACCACGCGGCCAAGGAGGAGCAGGGCAAGATCGAGCTGCGGATCCGCCAGCTCACCCAGCTTCTGGAGCACGCCCGGGTCGGCGACTCGGTGGAGTCCGGCGTCGCGGTGCCGGGCGCGGTCGTGACCATCGCCTTCGACGGCGACGAGGACGACACGCTGACGTTCCTGCTCGGCTCGCGCGAGGACGCCGCCGAGAACATGGAGGTCTACTCCGCGCAGTCGCCGCTGGGCGGCGCGATCAACGGCAAGAAGGTCGGCGAGCAGGCCGAGTACGAACTGCCGAACGGCAAGCCGATGATGGTCAAGCTGCTGGACGCCAAGCCGTACACCCGCTGA
- a CDS encoding ABC transporter permease, with protein sequence MSSDTLAPAPPLGGHGPATALHDAWVVTLRNLRRMTRIPEIVVFSSIQPIMFVLLFAFVFGGAIPVPGAAGQTAYREFLLPGIFVQTLAFTAATTSVGLADDLHKGLIDRFRSLPISRSAVLAGRTTADWLQNLFVLLVMAVCGLAVGWRIHDGFLKAVAGFALLMLFAYAMSWIGATIGLSVRSVEAANTIGFIWIFPLTFLSNAFVPSRKISPQWLQDVADWNPVSATVQALRTLWGNPDGYPPGAKMPWPIAHAPWVSLFWSALILLVFVPLSVRKYRSVST encoded by the coding sequence ATGAGCTCGGACACTCTGGCCCCGGCGCCCCCGCTGGGCGGGCACGGCCCGGCTACGGCGCTGCACGACGCCTGGGTCGTCACCCTGCGCAATCTGCGCCGGATGACCCGGATCCCGGAGATCGTGGTCTTCTCCTCGATCCAGCCGATCATGTTCGTGCTGTTGTTCGCGTTCGTCTTCGGCGGCGCGATCCCGGTGCCCGGCGCCGCGGGCCAGACGGCGTACCGGGAGTTCCTGCTGCCCGGCATCTTCGTGCAGACGCTGGCCTTCACGGCCGCGACCACCTCCGTGGGCCTGGCCGACGACCTGCACAAAGGCCTGATCGACCGGTTCCGCTCGCTGCCGATCTCGCGCTCGGCGGTGCTGGCCGGCCGGACCACGGCCGACTGGCTGCAGAACCTGTTCGTGCTGCTGGTGATGGCGGTCTGCGGGCTGGCCGTGGGCTGGCGGATCCACGACGGGTTCCTCAAGGCGGTGGCCGGGTTCGCGCTGCTGATGCTGTTCGCCTACGCGATGAGCTGGATCGGCGCCACGATCGGGCTCTCGGTGCGCAGTGTGGAGGCGGCCAACACCATCGGCTTCATCTGGATCTTCCCGCTGACCTTCCTGTCCAACGCCTTCGTGCCCTCGCGCAAGATCTCGCCGCAGTGGCTGCAGGACGTCGCGGACTGGAACCCGGTCTCGGCGACTGTGCAGGCGTTGCGGACGCTGTGGGGAAACCCCGACGGGTATCCCCCTGGGGCGAAGATGCCGTGGCCGATCGCGCACGCGCCGTGGGTGTCGCTGTTCTGGTCGGCGCTGATCCTGCTGGTGTTCGTGCCCCTGTCAGTGCGCAAATACCGATCGGTTTCGACGTGA
- a CDS encoding DUF4307 domain-containing protein, which yields MTSEVQDEVVARYARSSGLSRRARIALGAAGVIALTGAVSYIGLKQATPPLTATVLGYQVASDHSVDVRFQVDNRDHDKPATCTVRARDYGGNEVGRLDVPVPVGKQTQVLSATIRTSSRAISGEVLDCQLT from the coding sequence TTGACGTCCGAGGTGCAGGACGAGGTGGTCGCGCGCTACGCGCGCTCATCCGGCCTGTCCAGGCGCGCGCGCATCGCCCTGGGGGCGGCCGGAGTGATCGCGCTCACCGGCGCGGTGTCGTACATCGGCCTGAAGCAGGCCACGCCGCCGCTGACCGCGACGGTCCTGGGCTACCAGGTCGCCTCCGACCACAGCGTCGACGTGCGGTTCCAAGTGGACAACCGGGACCACGACAAGCCCGCGACCTGTACCGTCCGGGCCCGCGACTACGGCGGGAACGAAGTGGGCCGGCTCGACGTCCCGGTCCCCGTCGGCAAACAGACGCAGGTGCTCAGCGCCACGATCCGGACCAGCAGCCGGGCCATCAGCGGCGAAGTGCTGGACTGCCAGCTCACATAG
- a CDS encoding MDR family MFS transporter — MSETTEVPEKIASPPAPQVAEGSTMSHKQILVVFGSLMLGLLLASLDNTIVSTAIRTIIGDIGGQNGLARMPWVTTAYVLASTAATPIYGKLSDLFGRKPLYMTAIALFLTGSALSGLSQNLDQLIAFRALQGLGAGGILGLTFAIVGDVVPPRERGKYQGLFGGVFMLAMVAGPLLGGIFTEHSSIIGITGWRWVFYVNLPIGIVALFVISAVLHLPKRRVKATIDYIGAALVVAGVVCLLLAAQMGGQQYAWSSPVIIGLAIAGVVVLVAFVMWEIRTPEPILPMRLFRGAVFRVSSVMGFLIGMVMMGAMMYIPFYFQVVNGDSPTKAGLRMLPMMVGLLTTSISSGRIISRTGRYRFFPIAGIAVTTIGLGLMTTMDENTTFFTGALFMFIVGLGLGATMQVLILAVQNAVEMKDMGVATTSSTFFRSLGQTFGAAVMGAILTNQLTSHLKANAGPSPAMAPVREHGMAILQSEGLMAKLPQSVQHVLIHSFTQALSTVFLFGAVLSLLAWFASWFLKEHKLRSMAPSGQAKQGAADVEAPALAH, encoded by the coding sequence ATGAGTGAGACCACCGAAGTTCCCGAGAAGATAGCGAGCCCTCCGGCACCACAAGTGGCCGAGGGCTCCACCATGAGCCACAAGCAGATCCTCGTGGTCTTCGGCTCGCTGATGCTGGGCCTGCTGCTGGCCTCGTTGGACAACACCATCGTCAGCACCGCGATCCGCACCATCATCGGCGACATCGGCGGCCAGAACGGCCTGGCCCGCATGCCGTGGGTGACCACGGCCTACGTGCTGGCGTCCACCGCCGCCACCCCGATCTACGGCAAGCTCTCCGACCTGTTCGGCCGCAAGCCGCTGTACATGACGGCGATCGCGCTGTTCCTGACCGGCTCGGCGCTGTCCGGCCTGTCGCAGAACCTGGATCAGCTCATCGCCTTCCGCGCGCTGCAGGGCCTGGGCGCCGGCGGCATCCTGGGCCTGACCTTCGCCATCGTCGGCGACGTGGTCCCGCCCCGCGAGCGCGGCAAGTACCAGGGCTTGTTCGGCGGCGTGTTCATGCTGGCGATGGTCGCCGGCCCGCTGCTCGGCGGCATCTTCACCGAGCACAGCTCGATCATCGGCATCACCGGCTGGCGCTGGGTGTTCTACGTGAACCTGCCGATCGGCATCGTCGCGCTGTTCGTCATCAGCGCCGTCCTGCACCTGCCCAAGCGCCGGGTGAAGGCGACCATCGACTACATCGGCGCGGCACTGGTCGTGGCCGGGGTGGTGTGCCTGCTGCTGGCGGCGCAGATGGGGGGCCAGCAGTACGCGTGGAGCTCCCCGGTCATCATCGGCCTGGCGATCGCCGGCGTGGTGGTCCTGGTGGCCTTCGTGATGTGGGAGATCCGCACCCCCGAGCCGATCCTGCCGATGCGCCTGTTCCGCGGCGCCGTGTTCCGGGTCTCCAGCGTCATGGGCTTCCTCATCGGCATGGTGATGATGGGCGCGATGATGTACATCCCGTTCTACTTCCAGGTGGTGAACGGCGACAGCCCGACCAAGGCGGGCCTGCGGATGCTGCCGATGATGGTCGGCCTGCTGACCACCTCGATCAGCTCCGGACGCATCATCAGCCGGACCGGCCGCTACCGGTTCTTCCCGATCGCCGGCATCGCGGTGACCACCATCGGCCTGGGGCTGATGACCACCATGGACGAGAACACCACGTTCTTCACCGGCGCGCTGTTCATGTTCATCGTCGGCCTGGGCCTGGGCGCCACCATGCAGGTGCTGATCCTGGCGGTGCAGAACGCGGTGGAGATGAAGGACATGGGCGTGGCGACCACGTCCTCGACCTTCTTCCGCTCGCTGGGCCAGACCTTCGGCGCGGCCGTGATGGGCGCGATCCTGACCAACCAGCTGACCAGCCACCTGAAGGCCAACGCGGGCCCGAGCCCGGCCATGGCGCCGGTGCGCGAGCACGGCATGGCGATCCTGCAGAGCGAGGGCCTGATGGCCAAGCTGCCGCAGTCCGTGCAGCACGTGCTGATCCACTCCTTCACGCAGGCGTTATCTACCGTGTTCCTGTTCGGCGCCGTGCTCAGCCTGCTGGCGTGGTTCGCCAGTTGGTTCCTGAAGGAGCACAAGCTGCGCTCGATGGCTCCGTCAGGCCAGGCGAAGCAGGGTGCCGCGGACGTGGAGGCTCCGGCGCTGGCGCACTAG
- the ilvA gene encoding threonine ammonia-lyase, producing MSTATVTLEDVERARDLLEGVARRTPLEGSRSISEQVGGHVHFKCENLQRTGSFKIRGAYVRIANLSAAERANGVVAASAGNHAQGVALAASLLDSKSTVFMPEGAPLPKVAATEAYGAHVRFAGHTVDEALIAARAFAAETGATFIHPFDHPDVIAGQGTVGLEILEQCPEVRTIVVSVGGGGLLAGVAAAVKATRPDVRVIGVQAAGAAAYPPSMAAGKPVQLAGMATMADGIAVGRPGDVPFDLITRLADEIRVVSEESLSKAMLALLERAKLVVEPAGAAAVAAVMDDARAFEAPVVALLSGGNIDPLLMMRMIRHGLVSAGRFLALRLRIPDRPGALAKLLSELGEADANVMDIEHLWTRPSLAFGEVEVALQLETRGIAHAETLISRLRAAGYQPEPTSF from the coding sequence ATGTCAACGGCGACTGTGACCCTGGAAGACGTCGAGCGGGCGCGCGACCTGCTGGAAGGCGTGGCGCGGCGGACCCCCCTGGAGGGTTCTCGGAGCATCTCCGAGCAGGTCGGGGGACACGTGCACTTCAAGTGCGAGAACCTCCAGCGGACCGGGTCGTTCAAGATCCGCGGCGCCTATGTGCGGATCGCCAACCTGTCGGCGGCCGAGCGGGCCAACGGCGTGGTGGCGGCCAGCGCCGGCAACCACGCGCAGGGCGTGGCGCTGGCGGCGTCGCTGCTGGACAGCAAGTCGACCGTGTTCATGCCCGAGGGCGCGCCGCTGCCGAAGGTGGCCGCGACCGAGGCCTACGGCGCGCACGTGCGCTTCGCCGGGCACACCGTGGACGAGGCGCTGATCGCCGCGCGGGCCTTCGCCGCCGAGACCGGCGCCACCTTCATCCACCCCTTCGACCACCCCGACGTGATCGCCGGGCAGGGCACGGTCGGCCTGGAGATCCTCGAGCAGTGCCCCGAGGTGCGCACCATCGTGGTCTCGGTCGGCGGCGGCGGGCTGCTGGCCGGGGTGGCCGCGGCGGTCAAGGCCACGCGGCCGGACGTGCGGGTGATCGGCGTGCAGGCGGCCGGCGCCGCCGCGTACCCGCCCTCGATGGCCGCCGGCAAGCCGGTGCAGCTGGCCGGGATGGCGACGATGGCCGACGGGATCGCCGTGGGCCGGCCCGGCGACGTGCCCTTCGACCTCATCACCCGGCTCGCCGACGAGATCCGCGTGGTCTCCGAGGAGTCGCTGTCCAAGGCCATGCTGGCGCTGCTGGAGCGGGCCAAGCTCGTGGTCGAGCCGGCCGGCGCCGCGGCGGTCGCGGCCGTGATGGACGACGCCCGCGCCTTCGAGGCCCCGGTGGTCGCCCTGCTGTCCGGCGGCAACATCGACCCGCTGCTGATGATGCGCATGATCCGCCACGGCCTGGTGTCCGCCGGCCGCTTCCTGGCCCTGCGGCTGCGCATCCCGGACCGCCCCGGCGCGCTGGCGAAGCTGCTGAGCGAACTCGGCGAGGCGGACGCGAACGTGATGGACATCGAGCACCTGTGGACCCGGCCGTCGCTGGCCTTCGGCGAGGTCGAGGTGGCGCTCCAGCTGGAGACCCGGGGGATCGCGCACGCCGAGACGCTGATCTCGCGGCTGCGCGCGGCGGGGTACCAGCCGGAGCCGACTTCTTTCTGA